The Mycobacterium sp. EPa45 genomic interval CGGCGGCGCCGGAGGGCAGGGCGGCAACGGCGGCAACGGCGCTGCAGGTGCCATTGGCACGTCCGGCACGTCGCCGACCGCGGGCGGTGCAGGCGGCAATGGCGGCAGCGCTGGAGCGGGTGGCGCCGGCGGTGCCGGCGGCGGCAAGGGCGGCAACGGAGGTGTCGGCGGCCTCGCCGGCAACGGCGGCGCCGGCGGCACCAACACCGGAAACACAGGCGGCGCCGGCGGTGACGGCGGCCAAGGCGGCATCGGTGGTAGCGCAGGCGCCGCGGGTCTCGGGGGCAGCGGCGGCGGCGCCAGCGGCAGCACCGGAACCGCGGGTAATGGCGGCAACGGCGGCAATGGCGGCGCCGGCGCGATCGGCTCCACCGGAACGACCGGCACCACCGCGACTGCGGGTGGTGCAGGCGGCAACGGCGGCAACGCCGGAGCGGGCGGCGCCGGCGGCGCGGGCAGCGGTGGAGTCGGCGGAGGCAAGGGCGGCAACGGTGGTATCGGCGGCCTCGCCGGCAACGGCGGCGCCGGCGGCACCAACACCGGAAACACGGGCGGCGCCGGAGGCGACGGCGGCCAAGGCGGCACCGGCGGTAGCGCAGGCGCGGCAGGCGCTGGTGGCACTGGCGGCGGCACGAACGGTAACGCCGGAACCGCCGGCAACGGTGGCGGCGGCGGTAACGGCGGCGCCGGCGCCATCGGCACCACCGGAACGACCGGCACCACCGCGACTGCGGGTGGTATCGGCGGCAATGGTGGCGCCGGCGGCCAGGGCGGGACCGGCGGTGCAGGCAGCGGCGGAGTCGGTGGCGGGACCGGCGGCAAGGGCGGCAACGGTGGCCTTGCCGGAAACGGCGGCCAGGGCGGCACCAACACCGGCAACACGGGCGGTGCGGGCGGCGCCGGCGGCCAAGGCGGGACCGGCGGCAACGCCGGCGCGGCAGGCATCGCCGGGACCGGCGGTGGCACCGCCGGCACCGCCGGCACCGCGGGCAACGGTGGCGGCGGCGGTAACGGCGGTGGCGGCGGCACGGGCATTGCCGGGACGACGGGCACGACGGCGACCGCAGGCAGCCAGGGCGGCACAGCAGGTGCCGGTGGTGCAGGCGGTAGCGGCGGCGCGGGCAGTGGCGGAGTCGGCGGTGGCTCGGGTGGCAATGGCGGCACCGGCGGCATCGGTGGTGCCGGCGGCGTCGGCGGCTCCAACACCGGCAGCACCGGCGGAGCAGGCGCGGCCGGCGGCCAAGGCGGTACCGGCGGCAACGCCGGCGCGGCGGGTACCGGCGGTGCTGGCGGCGGTACCAACGGCAGCATCGGCAGCGCCGGTGCGGGCGGCCAGGGTGGCGCCGGCGGCAACGGTGGAACCGGCACCGCCGGAACGACGGGCACGACGCCGACCGCAGGCGGGGCCGGCGGCAACGCCGGCGCCGGCGGCCAAGGCGGAACCGGCGGAAACGGTATCGGTGGAGTCGGCGGCGGAGCGGGCGGCCAGGGCGGTGTCGGCGGCACCGGCGGCACTGGCGGTGTCGGCGGCACCAACACCACGGCAGGTGGAAACGGCCAGACTGGCGGCAAGGGCGGCACCGGCGGCAACGCCGGAGCGGCAGGCGTCGGCGGAACCGGCGGCGGCGCCAGCGGCAGCATCGGCAGTGCAGGCGCCGGCGGCCTCGGGGGTAACGGCGGCAACGGCGCGGCCGGTACGGCCGGCACAACCGGGACCACACCCACGGCCGGTGGTCAGGGCGGAACCGGCGGCGCCGCCGGGCAGGGCGGAACCGGCGGCGCCGGTATCGGTGGAGTCGGCGGCGGAGCGGGCGGCCAGGGCGGTGTCGGCGGCACCGGCGGCGTCGGCGGCGTCGGCGGCACCAACACCACGGCAGGTGGAAACGGCCAGACCGGCGGCAAGGGCGGCACCGGCGGCAGCGCCGGAGCGGCAGGCGTCGGCGGAACCGGCGGCGGCGCCAACGGAAGTATCGGCACTGGCGGTAAGGGCGGACTCGGCGGGAACGGCGGCGCCGGTGGCGCGGGTACGACGGGCACGAGTGGAGGCGCACCCACCGCCGGCGGCACCGGCGGCACCGGCGGCGCCGCAGGTGGCGGCGGCACCGGCGGTGCCGGTATCGGCGGGGTCGGCGGTGGAGCTGGCGGCAACGGTGGCACCGGTGGCACCGGTGGCAGCGGCGGAGCCGGTGGCAGCAATACGGGCACCAACGGCGGTAATGCCGCGGCGGGCGGCAACGGCGGCGCGGCGGGCGCCGGCGGCGCAGCCGGCGCGGGCACCAACGGCGGCGCCAACGGAGCCGGCGGCACCGGTGGCGTCGGCGGCAACGGCGGTAACGGCGGCACTGGTGACATCGGCACCAACAGCACCACGGCCCCGGTCGTCGGTGGAAATGGTGGAAACGGCGGCACCGCAGGTCAAGGTGGCGTCGGTGGAGCCGGTATCGCAGGAGTCGGCGGCGGCAACGGTGGCAGCGGTGGCACCGGCGGTAGCGGCGGCACCGGCGGTCGTGGCGGAAACGGAACCGGCATCAACACCAGCGGAGCAAAGGGCGGCACCGGTGGAGCCGGTGGCCAGGGCGGCCTCGGCGGCAACGGTACCGATGGCGGCTCTGGCGGCTCTGGCGGCAACGCCAACACCGCGGGCGCGGGCGGCAACGGCGGCACAAGCAACGGCACGGGAACCGGCGGTGGCGGCGGCAACGGTGGCACGGCCGCTGTCGGTGGTGCCGGTGGCAATGCCGGCGGCGGCAACGGCAACGGTGGAAACGGCGGCGTCGGCGGCACCGGCGGCACGGGCGGCACCGGGGGTGCCGGAACAGGCGTGATCGGCATCGGCGGCGCGGGTGGCAACGGAGTCGTCGGCGGCACCGGCGGTGCCGGCGGAACCGGCAGCGGCAGCGGCAGCGGCGGTACCGGAGGAACTGGTGGCGGCGGTGGCGGCGGCGGTACCGGCGGATCTGGTAGGGCCGGAACGAGCGCCGGCAAGGCCGGCACCGGAGGGGGCGCCGGCAATCCCGGTAGCGGTCCCACGGGCGTCAACGGCGGGACCGGCGGAACGGGCGGCACCGCTGGGACCGGTGGGGCGGGCGGCACGTAAGGGAGTCAGCGCAGAATCAGACGATCGAAAGTTTGCCATGGGCCCCATCGCCCGTTGCTACCATGTGACCGCTAGAGCATCAGCGAACATGGGAGCAAACCATGGCTGCACGGCACCGCGCCGCACAACGGCCCAGTTTCCGGGCCCGGCGCACCGCCGGTCAGCATCGAATTCAGCAGCCTCACAGCAAACTTCCAAACTTGGTCGGTATGAGCGCTCTCGCGGTCGGTATCTGGACTGCATTGCCGGGCGCGACCGGGGTTGCGCACGCCGACTCCACCGGCAGCGATTCGACGTCATCGGCACATGGCAGCACCGGTTCCACGGTGGGCGGCAGCGGCCGCGCCAACTCCCCGAAACGCGCCGGCACCCACAGGGCGGGCAACACCGACCGCACGAGTGTGGCGAAATCGACCGCTGGTGCCAACCGGACAACGACGTCGACCGTAGCGCCCTCGGCCGCCGCTGACTCGAGCCCGTCCACGACCCAGGTCGAGACAGGCACCGCGAAGTCGGCCCGGGCCGCGGCAACACTGACCCCGTCCGCGGCGGCCTCCCCGACCACACCGCCGAATCTCACGATCAACGACATCATCAGCGCGATCGTCACCTACGCCCAGTCGGGAGGCGGCGGCCCAGTGGTCCAGATCAGCCTGCCCGAGATTGTCACCGCGCTCGTGACCAACGAGTGGCAGGGCCGCCCGATACTCGGCAACGGGGCCGACGGCACCGCGACGAACCCGGACGGACAAGCCGGCGGCTGGTTGCTGGGCAGCGGCGGCAGGGGCTACACCTGGACCGGCGCGACCTGCACTGACAGCGCGGGCTGCGCAGGCGGCAACGGTGGCGCCGGCGGGCTGATCGGCAACGGCGGCAATGGCGGGGACGGCGCCCTCGGCGGCGCCGGCGGTGCCGGTGGGTCAGCTCTGCTGTTCGGCATCGGCGGCAATGGCGGCGCGGGGGGCTCGAACACCGGTGGGGTTGGAGGAGCCGGCGGCGCGGGTGGAACCGGCGGCCTGATCGGCGGCGCGGGTGGGAACGGGGGCAAAGGCGGCGACGGCCTGACCGGTGGCAAAGGTGGTGCGGGCGGTTCGGTCAGCAGCTTCGGCTTCGGCTACTTCACCGGCGTGTACCACCCCGGAAGTGTTTACGGCGGGGATGGCGGCGCGGGCGGAGCCGGTACCAGCGGAGCCGGCGGCGACGGTGGTGCAGGTGGAGCCGCCGCGCTGGCCAGCGACCCGCTGTGGGACTACCTGTTGTCGGTGGTGACCCTGCTTCCCGGCGTTGTCTCTCCCGGCAATGCGGTCGGCGGCCAGGGCGGAGCCGGCGGCGACGGCACGACCACCGGCGGCACGGGCGGTGACGGGGGCATCGCCTACAACTACAGCCTCGGTAACGCCACCGGCGGCAGAGGGGGCAACGGCGGCAACGGGACCGCGGCCGGTGGCGCCAACGGCATCGGCGGCACTGCCTTCGCAGCCAGCGGGACGGCCACCAACGGAACCGACGGCAGCCACGGAACGCCGTAGGGCGTCAGACGTCGAGCCGGGTGAAATCGTTGCGCTGGTAGATGTCCTTGGAGAGCTGTCGCCTGACCTTGCCACTTGTGGTGACGGGGATCGAGCCCTGGCCTACCAGGACAAGATCCGCGACGGCGATGCCGTGCGTGTTCGAGATCGCCACCGTGACGTCACGCTTGATGGCCTCGAGCTTCTCCGCGATTTCTTCTTCGGAGTCGCCACGCTTCCTTACTTCCATCACAACGACAAGCTTCTCGACGGAGTCGTCCGGAACCGCGACCGCGACGCACCGGCCGCCGGTGACCTCGGTGACCGTCGCCTCGATGTCGTCGGGGGCGTGGTTGCGGCCGTAGATGATCAGAATGTCCTTGATGCGGCCGACGACGAACAGTTCGCCCTCGGAGATGAAGCCCACGTCGCCGGTCCTCAACCACGGCCCCTCGGGCGTCCCCGGCGACGGCGAGACGATCGTCGCGCCGAACGTGCGTGCCGTCTCCTCGGGCTTTTCCCAGTAGCCGGCGCTGACGTTGTCGCCATGGCACCAGATCTCGCCGGTCCGGCCTTCAGGGACCTCGGTATGGGTCTCCGGATCGACGATCCGCAGAACCGGTGACCGGGAGCTGATGGGGCCGTCGTAGCTGATCAACGGCGTCCCCTCGGCGCCGTTGATTCGCTTCGCCTCACCGGCGGTCAGCGCATCGGAGTCGAAGTGGACAACCTTGATCGGGTCTTCCGGCTTGGGCGTCGACATGTACAACGTCGCCTCGGCCATGCCGTACGACGGCTGAATCACGTTCTCGTTCAGGTTGAAGCGGGCGAACCGGTCGGTGAAACGCTTGATCGTCGCGGGCTGAACCCGCTCGGCGCCGCTCTGGATGGTGTGCACGCCGCTGAGGTCCAGCCCGGCCATGTCTTCATCGGAGGTCTTCCGCGTCGCCAGATCGAATGCGAAATTCGGTGCCGCCGTGAACGGGCACGGATTCGTCGCCAGCAACTGCATCCAGCGCGCCGGGCGCACCAGGAACGACGCCGGGCTGGTCAGCACCGCGCTGGTGCCGAGCACGATCGGTGAGCACACCCCGAGGATCAAGCCCAGGTCATGGAAGAACGGCAGCCAGGACACGAACGTCAAATCGGGCGGGGTGATGCCGGCATGCCGCGAATAGTCGGTGGTGATCTGCTGCAGATTGGTCAGCAGGTTCTTGTACGAGATCATCACGCCGGCCGGTGACCGGGTGGACCCGGAGGTGTACTGCAAGTACGCGGTGTCGTCATAGGAGCCGTCCTCGTACATGGCGGTGCCCCGCTGCGGCGGGGCGTCCAAGTCGAGCCGGTCGACCTCGATGATGGCGGGCGGAGCCTGTCCGGGCTCGGGGGTCACGCTGCGACTGACCTCGGCCACGACGGCCGACGTGGTGAGAACAGCAACCGGTGACGCGTCGCGCATCACCGAATCGACCCGTTCGTCGGTGACGCCGCCCATGGGAACCGACAGCGGAACCGGGATCACTCCGGCGTGCAGCGCGCCGAGGAAAGCGACGATGTATTCCAGTCCTTGCGGCGCGATGATCATCGCGCGGTCGCCGGGCGATGCGCACAGGCTGAGCTCGCGGCCCATGTTGGTGACCCGCCGATACAGCTGCGGCCACGTCAGGCTGATCGGTACGCCGGCCCAGTCCTGGTCATAGTCGACAAAGGTGTATGCCGTGTCGTCAGGCTGCAAACTGGCGCGTTCGCGCAGCAGTGCCGGAAGAGATGCCTCGATCGCCTGTGTCACGCGAAGCAAGCTACCAAAGCCGGTTGCCGCGATTGCTCCGAACCGGTATTTGAGTGACGCTTGCGTCAGTGGGCTCATGTCGTGGAAATGCAGGGGCCGAGGACGCCCGTTCCGACGCCTGCACCGAACTATCCGCCAATGCGGATAGTTGCGAATCAAGCAAACTTGACCCCAGGGGGCTTCGTCTGCGTCAATAATTGCCTTGCCTGGGTTCGGGGGAACCAGAGGTGAGTCAGCAACGGCCAGACTGTGGCTCCGTTGCTGTGAGCAGACAGGATGGTTTCATTCGGTGCGATCGATGATCGGGCAGGTTGCTCGGACGCGGCGGATCCCCCAGTCGTTATGACCGCCAAATCCCCCATTCCGGTCGCCGTCATCGGCATGGCCTGCCGGCTTCCTGGCGGAATCGAGTCCCCGGAGCAGCTGTGGGAGGCGTTGCTGAGGGGCGACGACCTCGTCACCGAGGTGCCGCGCGAGCGATGGGACAGCGACGAGTACTACGACCCCGAATCGGGCGTACCGGGACGCACCGCGTCGAAGTGGGGTGCGTTCTTAGACGATGTCGCCGGCTTCGATGCCGAGTTCTTCGGCATCAACGAAGACGAGGCCGCCGCGATCGATCCCCAGCACCGCTTGCTTCTGGAGACCGCCTGGGAGGCCATGGAGCATGCCGGACTGACCCCGGGCACGCTCAAGGATTCGCTCACCGGCGTCTTCACGGGATTGACCCACGCCGACTATCAGACGGTGTCGGCCGGCTCCGACGCCATGGAGGGGCCGTACGGCTTCGCGGGCAACACCTTCAGCATGGCGGCCGGGCGCATCGCCTATACGCTCGGGCTCCGCGGTCCTGCGCTCGCAGTCGACACCGCATGTTCGTCCGGACTGCTCGCCGTGCACATGGGGTGCCGCAGCGTGAGCGACGGCGAAACCGACCTCGCGTTCGCCGGCGGCGCCTACGTGATGCTGGATCCACGCAAGTACATCGCGGGGACGGCCGCAGGTCACCTGTCCCCGACCGGTCGCTGCCGCGCCTTCGATGTCGCAGCCGACGGGTACGTCGCCGGCGAGGCCTGCGCGATGGTGTTGCTCAAACGCTTGCCGGACGCACAGCGGGACGGCGACCGGATCCTCGCCGTCATCCGCGGTACGGCCGCCAACCAGGACGGCCACACCGTCAACATCTCCACCCCGTCGGCCGCCGCCCAGGCCGCGGTGTACCGGGCGGCACTGGCGTCCGCGGGCGTCGACGCTGCCAGCGTCGGCATGATCGAGGCCCACGGGCCCGGCACGCCGGTCGGCGATCCGATCGAATTCGCCAGTCTGGCCGAGGTCTACGGCGTCGACGAGCCGTGCGCGCTGGGCTCGGTGAAAACCAATGCCGGCCACTCCCAGTCCGCCTCTGGCGCCGTCGGCCTGATCAAGGCCATCCTCGCGGTGCAGCACGGTGCGGTTCCGCGCAATCTGCACTTCACCCGACTGCCTGACGAAATGGCCCGGATCCCGACGAAACTCTTCGTCCCGCAGGAGACGACCGAATGGCCCACGACTGGCCTGCACCCGCGCCGCGCGGCGGTCTCCTCCTATGGCGTGTCGGGGACCAACGTGCACGCCATCGTCGAGCAGGCCCCCGTCCCCCAGGATCAACCGAGCGCGGGTCCAGACACCAGTGACGTACCGGCCCCGCTGATCTTCCCGGTGTCGTCGACATCGGCCGAGCAGCTCCGCCGAACGGCAGGCCGCCTGGGCCGCTGGGTGCAAAACCATGACGAAGTAGCACTGCCCGATCTGGCGTACACCTTGGCTCGTCGGCGTGCGCACCGCTCGGTGCGAACCGCGGTTACTGCCCGCACCCGCCCGGAGTTGACCACCGCGTTGCGCGGTGTGGCCGACGGCGATACTCCGTATCACGCCGAGCTCGGGCACGGTGACCGCGGACCGGTGTGGGTGTTCTCCGGACAGGGTTCGCAGTGGGCACGCATGGGTGCCGAACTCCTCACCACCGAACCGGTTTTCGCCGCGACGGTTGCACAGATCGAATCCTTGGTGGCCGAGGAGTCCGGTTTCTCGGTCACCGCCGCGATGTGCGCGCCCGAGGTGGTGAGCGGTGATGCTCGGCTGCAGCCAACCGTGTTCGCCGTGCAGGTTGGGCTGGCCGCCACGCTGGCGGCCTACGGCGCGCGTCCCGGTGCGGTCATCGGTTATTCGATGGGTGAGGTCGCCGCGGCTGTGGTCTCCGGTGCGCTTTCCCTCGAAGACGGCATACGGGTGGTGTGCCGGCGCTCGCAGCTGATGGCCGGACTGGCCGGTTCCGGGATGATGGCTTCGGTTGAATTGCCTGCCAAGCAGGTGCTTTCGGAACTGACGCTTGGCGGTATCAAGGACGTCGTCGTCGGCGTGGTTGCTGCGCCCGAGTCCACGGTCATCAGCGGTGCGACCCCCACCGTGCGCGCGCTGATGGCGACGTGGGAAGAACGCGATGTGATGGTCCGCCAATCACTGATCGACGTCGCAGCGCACTCCCCCCTCGTCGATCCGATCCTCGACGAACTCGCCCAGGCTCTGGTCGACATCAAGCCACTGGCGCCGGAGGTTCCGTTCTACTCGGCAACGGGTTTCGACCCGCGCGAGGACCCGGTGTGCAACAACAAGTACTGGGTGAAGAACCTTCGCAACACCGTGCGGTTCGCCGCCGCAGTGCGGGCCGCCCTGGAAGACGGGTACCGGGTGTTCGCCGAGTTGGCACCGCATCCGATGCTCACCCACGCGATCGAGCGGGCCGCCGGCACCTTGGACACGCCGGTTGCCACCTTCGCCGCCATGCGGCGCGAACAGCCACAGCCCAATGGGCTCCGGGATGTGGTAGCCGGCCTCCACAGTGCGGGTGCGGCAATCGATTTCGCGGTGCCCTATCCGACCGGGCAACTCGTGGACGCGCCGCTGCCGACCTGGACGCATCGCCGGCTGTGGCTGGAGCGCAGCGAGCAGGAGAGCGCGGCACACGGTGGTCACTCGGTGTCAGTACACCCCCTGCTGGGCCCGCATGTACGTCTGCAGGAAGAACCCGAGCGCCACGTGTGGCAGGCCGAGCTCGGCACGGCGGCCCAGCCCTGGCTCGCCGAGCACTCGATCCGCGACGTGCCCCTGCTACCGGGCGCGGCGTACTGCGAAATGGCGTTGACCGCCGCGCACACCGTGTTCGGCGCCGATGCCGAGGTTCACGACATTCGTTTCGAGCAGGCCCTGTTGCTCGATGCACAGACCACGGTCGGTGCGTCGGCGACCGTGTCCTCCCCCGGGGTCGTCGCGTTCATCGTCGAGTCGGATCAGGCCGGCGCACAGGTACGCCAAGCCAGCGCTGTCCTGAAGGCCGTCGGCGACGAGCAGCCCACCGCCTACGACATCCCCGCGCTGATCGCTGCGCACCCGCATCGCACCGACGGCGCCGACGTCCGGGCGAACATGGATCAGCGTGGGGTGCAGTACGGACAGGCGTTCAGCGGCCTCACCGCCGTCTACACCGGCACAGAGGAAACCGACACCGTCGTGGCCGAGGTCGCGCTGCCGAGCAAGATCCGCTCACAACAGAGCGCCTACGGCGTGCACCCGGCACTGCTGGACGCGTGCTTCCAGGCCATCGCGGCCAGCCCGCAGATCCAGTCCGCGGGCGACAGTGTGTTGGGACTCGCCCTCGGTGTACGGCGGCTGCGGCTGTACTCCTCGGCCCGCAACGCCCGCTACTGCCATGCCCATATCACCCGCGTCGACTCATCCGAGATCGAGGCGGACCTCGACGTGCTCGACGAGGACGGCAACGTCTTACTCCGGGTGGACGGATTACGCTGCGGCACTGGTGAATCCGAAGAGGCCCGACAGGACCGGGTGCTCAGTGAACGTTTGCTGACCATCGAATGGCAGCAGCGGCAGCTGCCCGAGCCGCCCCACGTCGACCCGGGGACCTGGCTGCTGGTCAGCACCACCGCCACACCGACCGTGCTCACCGCGTCATTGACCGACACTCTCAAGAGCGAAGGCGCGCAATGCACGGCCATCTGCTGGCCGCGATCGGCCGACCACGCGGCCCACGCCGGACAGCTGGCCGACAACCTCCGCTCCGGGCATGTCACGGGAATGGTGATCCTTACCGGACCCAGTGAAACAGGGCCCGACGAAGCCGACTTCGCGTCACTGGGCGGCGAATACGTCGAGCATCTGGTTCGTATCACCCGCGAACTACTGGACGCCCAGGCCCAGTTGCCCCATCTTTTCGTGGTGACTCACGCCGCGCAGACCGTGCGGGCCGACGACACGCCCAATCTGGAGCAGGGCGGCCTACGGGGGTTGGTGCGGGTGATCGGGGCCGAACACCCGCACCTGCGCACCACTCACATCGATGTCGACGACGCCGTCGATGCCGAGCAGCTGACCCGGCATCTGTTCAGCGGATCCGACGAAGACGAAACCGCCTGGCGGGACGGGCAGTGGTACGTCGCGCGGATGCTGCCCTGCCCGCTGAGCCCCGATGACCGGCAGATCACACTGGCGGACAATGAGTTCGACGGCGTTCGCCTGCAAATCCGCACACCCGGGGACTTGGAGACGCTGGAATTGGTCGCCGCTGAACGGGTCGCGCCCGGACCGGGGCAGATCGAGGTCGCTGTCGGAGTTTCGAGCATCAACTTCGCCGACGTCCTGGTCGCAATGGGCCTGTTCCCCGCGATCGAGGGTGAGTTGCCGGAACTGGGCATGGATTTCGCCGGGGTGGTCACCGCGGTGGGTCCCGACGTCGTCGATCATCGGGTCGGTGACCGGGTCGGCGGGTTCTCTGCGAACGGCTGTTGGGGGACGTTCGTCACCTGTGATGCCCGGCTGGCCGCAACGCTGCCGGCCGAGTTGACCGCGCACCAGGCGGTGGCGGTGGCCACTGCGACCGCCACCGCCTGGTACGGCCTGCACGACCAGGCGCGCATTACCGCCGCGGATCGGGTGTTGATCCACTCGGCGACAGGCGGAGTCGGCCAGGCCGCCATCGGCGTCGCGCGGGCCACCGGCGCCGAGATCTTCGCCACCGCAGGCAGCGAAGAGCGTCGACAGATGTTGCGCGACATGGGGATCGAGCATGTCTACGATTCCCGCAG includes:
- a CDS encoding PGRS repeat-containing protein, translating into MVAAKTPRASAYVDPITILTGRPLVGNGADGTADSPNGKPGGWLFGNGGEGWSAPTGSGLAGGNGGLAGLIGNGGKGGAGAAGQAGGNGGSALWFGSGGVGGAGGAATVSGQAGGNGGAGGQGGLIGGGNGGDGGAGGAGLGSGNGGRGGAGGAGGYLNLPGTGGVGGNSDTGAGGTGGTGGGGMLFGGTGGQGGTGGTGGAGGTGGVAVSYGFGNAVGGAGGKGGTGTVGAGGNGGDGGTAIMGPYDFTLNGAVPAPWGTATGAAGGDGGSGATVGGNGGNGGAAYNYLSTGSATGGAGGNGANSVGAGLAGGAGGDGGAAYGASGTGGAGGDGGNGTAAASGTNGADSATAPTAGSAGLTGGAGGAGGRGGAGLLGATGGQGGNGGAGGSGGNGGNGGSNTGTAGGSGAAGGQGGTGGAGGAAGLGGSNGGASGSMGAGGAGGQGGNGGNGAAGAIGTSGTSPTAGGAGGNGGSAGAGGAGGAGGGKGGNGGVGGLAGNGGAGGTNTGNTGGAGGDGGQGGIGGSAGAAGLGGSGGGASGSTGTAGNGGNGGNGGAGAIGSTGTTGTTATAGGAGGNGGNAGAGGAGGAGSGGVGGGKGGNGGIGGLAGNGGAGGTNTGNTGGAGGDGGQGGTGGSAGAAGAGGTGGGTNGNAGTAGNGGGGGNGGAGAIGTTGTTGTTATAGGIGGNGGAGGQGGTGGAGSGGVGGGTGGKGGNGGLAGNGGQGGTNTGNTGGAGGAGGQGGTGGNAGAAGIAGTGGGTAGTAGTAGNGGGGGNGGGGGTGIAGTTGTTATAGSQGGTAGAGGAGGSGGAGSGGVGGGSGGNGGTGGIGGAGGVGGSNTGSTGGAGAAGGQGGTGGNAGAAGTGGAGGGTNGSIGSAGAGGQGGAGGNGGTGTAGTTGTTPTAGGAGGNAGAGGQGGTGGNGIGGVGGGAGGQGGVGGTGGTGGVGGTNTTAGGNGQTGGKGGTGGNAGAAGVGGTGGGASGSIGSAGAGGLGGNGGNGAAGTAGTTGTTPTAGGQGGTGGAAGQGGTGGAGIGGVGGGAGGQGGVGGTGGVGGVGGTNTTAGGNGQTGGKGGTGGSAGAAGVGGTGGGANGSIGTGGKGGLGGNGGAGGAGTTGTSGGAPTAGGTGGTGGAAGGGGTGGAGIGGVGGGAGGNGGTGGTGGSGGAGGSNTGTNGGNAAAGGNGGAAGAGGAAGAGTNGGANGAGGTGGVGGNGGNGGTGDIGTNSTTAPVVGGNGGNGGTAGQGGVGGAGIAGVGGGNGGSGGTGGSGGTGGRGGNGTGINTSGAKGGTGGAGGQGGLGGNGTDGGSGGSGGNANTAGAGGNGGTSNGTGTGGGGGNGGTAAVGGAGGNAGGGNGNGGNGGVGGTGGTGGTGGAGTGVIGIGGAGGNGVVGGTGGAGGTGSGSGSGGTGGTGGGGGGGGTGGSGRAGTSAGKAGTGGGAGNPGSGPTGVNGGTGGTGGTAGTGGAGGT
- a CDS encoding PGRS repeat-containing protein is translated as MSALAVGIWTALPGATGVAHADSTGSDSTSSAHGSTGSTVGGSGRANSPKRAGTHRAGNTDRTSVAKSTAGANRTTTSTVAPSAAADSSPSTTQVETGTAKSARAAATLTPSAAASPTTPPNLTINDIISAIVTYAQSGGGGPVVQISLPEIVTALVTNEWQGRPILGNGADGTATNPDGQAGGWLLGSGGRGYTWTGATCTDSAGCAGGNGGAGGLIGNGGNGGDGALGGAGGAGGSALLFGIGGNGGAGGSNTGGVGGAGGAGGTGGLIGGAGGNGGKGGDGLTGGKGGAGGSVSSFGFGYFTGVYHPGSVYGGDGGAGGAGTSGAGGDGGAGGAAALASDPLWDYLLSVVTLLPGVVSPGNAVGGQGGAGGDGTTTGGTGGDGGIAYNYSLGNATGGRGGNGGNGTAAGGANGIGGTAFAASGTATNGTDGSHGTP
- a CDS encoding AMP-binding protein, with protein sequence MTQAIEASLPALLRERASLQPDDTAYTFVDYDQDWAGVPISLTWPQLYRRVTNMGRELSLCASPGDRAMIIAPQGLEYIVAFLGALHAGVIPVPLSVPMGGVTDERVDSVMRDASPVAVLTTSAVVAEVSRSVTPEPGQAPPAIIEVDRLDLDAPPQRGTAMYEDGSYDDTAYLQYTSGSTRSPAGVMISYKNLLTNLQQITTDYSRHAGITPPDLTFVSWLPFFHDLGLILGVCSPIVLGTSAVLTSPASFLVRPARWMQLLATNPCPFTAAPNFAFDLATRKTSDEDMAGLDLSGVHTIQSGAERVQPATIKRFTDRFARFNLNENVIQPSYGMAEATLYMSTPKPEDPIKVVHFDSDALTAGEAKRINGAEGTPLISYDGPISSRSPVLRIVDPETHTEVPEGRTGEIWCHGDNVSAGYWEKPEETARTFGATIVSPSPGTPEGPWLRTGDVGFISEGELFVVGRIKDILIIYGRNHAPDDIEATVTEVTGGRCVAVAVPDDSVEKLVVVMEVRKRGDSEEEIAEKLEAIKRDVTVAISNTHGIAVADLVLVGQGSIPVTTSGKVRRQLSKDIYQRNDFTRLDV